ATTGTACGTGTTTTGCCTTATTTTATTACTGCAtttacatctgttttttttggtgctttggAAAATACTGCTCTTCATCTGTACTAATACTAGGTGACTGACTTCTACAAAGTTCTATCTTTTGGATAATTCAGTATCAGAAGCTAATTCATCTGCGTGAGGATCTTTATTTCTGACACCCAGCTTTGTAACTTGTTAGTTGGTTTTGAGATAAATTTCAGGTCTCACCTGACATGTCATTAGTATCAAAACATATTCATTATGTAtccatttttttcctccttACTTTCCAAAACATTCTTTTCACCCCTCCTTTTCCATCTTCTAGTTGTATAGGGTATCCCTTTTTCTCATTTGGtaaaagtaaatggaaattaTTTAGTATAGCTCTGAATAAGTAAAATTGCCTTTTCGAGCTAAATCATGTATTTTCGCCAAGACAAAGGGATTGCTAGCAGGCAAACTCTTCGTCCCAGTTTGGTCAATTGTTTTTCGAgctaaataatttattatcacCCAAAACAAAGGGATTTCTGGGAGGCAAACTCTTCGTCCCAGTTTAGTTACTAACTTTGCGCATTTCCAAAAAATAGAACTATATAGTTAAGTCGGGAAAGACAAGAGGTTGGGACATTAAGCATGGGGATTCAGCTGGGAACTAAGTCTCATATAGATGGACCTACAACATGAGGTTAATGAAAGGAGTTCAGTTTTTTCATTTAGTACTACCATTTTCTTTGAATATAACGAAACAAATTGCAGGtgatgtaattttttatttcttctctcatCTGACTGTCAAAATCGAATTATAAAAATGTAATTATGTATCAAGTATAGTGACTAGTTGAATACCACATAGGGTGATTAAAATTGGTGCAATGTTTTAGAAAGTTCGGTTACATGTAGGGAGGCGTGCACTGATTTCAAGGAACTGTGCAAGAAAAAGCACTCAGATGGGCTTTGGATGGACGAATTAGCTGCTATGGAGGCATATTCCCAACCAGACCTCTCATTCTCTGGTGCATCTGGGATAATACTTGCTTGTGAAGGCACTCCCCTGGGTCAGAATAACATGCTAAACTTTCCGAACGGTAATCTTATGTCAAATGGGTCTTTGGATATTTCATCCGACTCAACAGCAAGCCAGTCGGACAGCAACAAAGGTACGTTTGTTTCATGCTTTTTCTGCTTCATCTATACAACACGTGTTCTAACAAAATctcaatttgttttttaaaacgCTTGATCATTACATGTTTTAACAAAATCTCACAACGTTTCTTTCAAAATGTGGTGGTCAAACTAGCAAAGCTTTGTCATGTTCATGTTGCTTGAGCATTTCCCCCCGACttttcttgatgcatttttCATCATTGTAAgtcattttttgcattttcatatGTTATTTGTAGTATGCCTTTCAGTCGTTTAATTTGCCTTGCCCATTTGATTTTCTCATGAATATGATGAAGATCAGGTGCCATTAGTTGGTAATTCGTCAATGTGCCAATGCAGGGATCACTAAAGACGATATGCTTCAATTTTGTTGCgcgcaataaaaaatagattggAGGGACGAAACGTGCCTTGACAATCCTTAATAGTAATGTGCCTATACTTAGAATCAAATTCCAGATGATATGTGTCACTGTTTTTAAGAATATTGTTTCATAACAAGGCGTCTCAAGAACCTGGAAAGGGGTCAGATTAAATAATATACGCAGTCCAATGGggagaggaaaaaataaaaagcttcCTAACACCCTCGCTTGTCACAAGAAGATATGGTTCCCAATTATAGATTCTAATGTGTCTTGGCTCGATGAATATTATGAAAACATGTTTATGCATTCATTAAGTGCACGGATTCACGGAATTCGCTGATGACCATGGTTAACACGTGCAGATAATACCGTGCATGCATCAGATCAGGTACCATCAAAAGTTCAAATGCAAATGCCATGGCCAAACCAAATTCCACAGTACATGTTCAACTTTCAGAATCCGGGTCAACAAATGGCTCCATATCCGCCCTATCCTTTCCCTCCTATGCAAAATGCACCGCCGTATTACCCAGGAAATATGCATTGGCCTCAAAATACGGATGAATCTAGACGTGGTCCCACTTCGGAACCTGATCATCATCGGCATAAAAGGTCGTCTTCAAGGAACAAGGATAAATCTCGAAATGTAGAAGGAGCTGGATTTtcagaagaagatgaacaaacTGAATCGGCTGATTCTGATACTGGGACTGATTCAGAGGCAATTGCAtacaagaaaaaggagaaaaagaagtcTTCGAAAACAGTTGTCATCCGAAATATCAACTACATTACATCGAAGAGGAGAAATGGAGAAAAGGATGGAGACTCTGACGATGATTCTTCAGTGGAGGATGGATCTTTGGTTGATGGAGATTTCCTTAAGCACAAGGTGCAGGATGTAGTTGGAACTTTTGAGAAATCCCATAACTTGACttcaagtaaaaagaaaagaggtggGAAGAAGAGCTCAGACTTTGTAGCTGATCAAGAGGTTGAGAATGATCCAGTTAATAATATGTCTGCGggaggaaatggaaatggaaactGGGATTCGTTCCAGAACCTTTTGATGAGGGAAAAAGAGGTAGAAAGTCAGAAGCCTATGGATGTTGTTGACGAACACTTCTCAGTCAAGAGCTCTGTTAATGGAGTCATGTCCAATGCAGATGCTCTTTCCGTTGACTTCAACTCGGAGAAAATTCAACCACGGAAGACATTTGGAACGGATTCATTTATTGTCAATGATAGGGATGAGGCAAATGGCAGTAGAGTTGAGTTAGAAGATTTTGGCAATGGTGAGACTCTCCGTCCAGGTATGATGAGAAGGGATATTGAGCAGGAGGCATTGTTATTTCCAAATAGAGTGGAAGAAACCAGGAGCAATATTGTAGGAACACTTCCATTTAGTGGAAACGACTTGTCCATAATTAAGAACGGGAAAGGAGAAGATTGGTTTATCGTCAACCACTCTGGAGATGTCGAAAGGCAGACATCATTTGATGGCGGTATTTATAATGCTTTGTCATCTGTGGGTGATCGCTCTCAGAGTGAAGTGAGTAAAAAGATTGTTCCAGTTGACGATTCTTTCATGATACAGACGCAGACATCAATGGGTGATCAATATGATGGTCACTGGAAAACAGACCTAAGCTTGGTTTCAGGCGTAATTGTACCCGAAAACGGGACCCCTGATGCTTCGCAAAAAAAGATTGGTGTATCCCACGAGCCTGATGATCTCAGTGTGGTGCTTTCGAGGGATTCTGGATTTGAGTCTGTTGGAGTTTCTTGGTCTGCTGAAATGGATTATGGAGTTGAGGCTTCATTTAAGGAACCTGTTAAAAAGCCTTTAGTTGAAACAACTGATCCGGATCCAGTTGAAGAGAAGAGTCCCACGAATGGTACGAGCGGAAATGTTAAGAGAACTAGTTCGGAAAAGCAAACAAGGGGTAAAGGTTTGCAGGGATCTCTTTCAAAGAGCAAATCTGATGTTTTGTCGAGGAGCAAGAAGCCGTTGTCTACTAGTAGGCCTATGATTCAAAAGAGCAAATTGGAGAAGGTACTAACGACTGTATAttcttttgattgtttgatTGCTTATTTTGGTTTCTTCCTTCTTTGTGATCTTAATTAAGGGCATGTTTGAAACTTGtggaagagagagggaagaTAAGAAGAAGCAAGCAAGTAAAAGttcaagaaaattaattaagatcAAGTTTAAAGGAAATGAAACTgagaagaaaattaattttacaTGTTCAAGTTTAAAGGAATAAGAGGGAGAAAATGAGGAGGAAAATTAGTTACCACTATTTTTTCTTAGATTGTTTTTTCCTTTGTCATTTCCTCAGAacgaaatgaaaaataagtgaaAATAATCGTGTTCATTTCATTTCCCTTCTTTCCTCAAGTTCCAGACGCACCCACCTTGATAAGAGTTGTTTTCTTCAGGAAGAAGAGGCTcgaaagaaaatggaagaattAGCGATTGAACGCCAGAAGAGAATTGCTGAAAGAACCGCAGCTAGTGGTTTAACTCCAGCAGTATCTAAAAAAGTCCCCATGGCATCTGCAAAGCCAAGGCCAAATGCAGCCAAAAATCTTGTTATGCCTGGACAAATCAAATTGCGTGGGTGATTACCAGTCTCACATCGTATTCTGGAGTTGAGTCGCTCCGGGTATGAGCGACTGCCAAGTTTTGGATAAACATGGCAAAAACTCACCGCAAGAACCTCAAAATTACTgatttgttgtgggttttggtGTATTCTTCAAGTTCTGGTTCATAATCTTATGTTTATACCCATATAGGGATTGTTGCCCATTTATACATGTAACGTGTCACAGTTGACATTGTAATCATATTTCGCGAACTAAGCCCCCGGTGTATAGTGTCATTTGAGTTGTATATTGAGTTCTTGTATTTGTTTCACTTCAAAAGATTCCGTTGATATCTGGAGTTGTTATTGCCTTCGGCTTGCTGTAAACATTCTGTTTCCAAAATTCTTTGGTCTTGTATCTACTCAGTGGTGTAATAAATCTTGTTGAACATTCAGATTTCCCATTGTGTCGAAATAATTACTTCCATTCTGTTTGAGATgcttttttgtaaaaaaaaaaatcgcgcTAATCTTGGttatcttcttgttcttgtttcttTGAGATGATGCTGTCCATAGGTCTTTTAGTAGATTCAAGTTCTCCAGTTATACCTCTGGCATCGCTGTTGCTGTGTGATTGGGACTAGGGGACAACAATATTCAGTATTGCTCAACCACATCGTTCATCTCGATAATCAAtagtccggattttaaaagaatttaaacaATTTTGAACGGTAAAATTCAGTGCTGCTGAATGCTGCTGTCCCCCAAGTCCGTGTGATTGTTGCTTCCAATCTGAAAACAAATTTGTCGAAGAACAAGACAAAAGGCAAAACCAGAATGTCACACTCAATGAACACTTTCGTGATTCATATATTAAAAATAGCCTTCATTTTCAAGTAATTacagtactccctccgtccatttttaagtgtcctgtttcgtaactccaacttattaaaaagacatcatcattatatctttcacatcaatttttttcctccacttttcctacttacccatcattattacacttttactcactaacttttcaaaaaaaatctacttttagggacaaaatagacaatacaccaacttttacccccctaactttacaaaatggacacttattaagggacagcccaaaatgaaatactggacacaaaaaaagggacggagggagtaataattacACTCCAAGATCCATTTTACTTCTAGAAATAGAAGTcaccgaaaaaaaaaaggccctaAATACCCTAGCCCGAATCCAAGCTCTTAGCCCGGTCAGGCGGGGGAGCTGTTATCCCTTCAAGGGGCAGCAGTGTGCTGTACCGGTTGAGCGAAGCCCGCTCTAGTCTTGTTCCGATAATCGAAAACGTTCAcgtcgtagagctcgtcgagtagaacatgCATATCAAAAATCAACGGATCTCACCTCAAGGAGGAGACCTGTCGTAGAATTTTAGGAATGTAGTAAAGCAAGGACAGCTGCACTCTCATTCTTTCATTGGTCTTTGTGCTGCAGCACATAACTTGTCAATAATGGGTTCCAGTGAATTTGATCCAGTATTTCGGATCCATTCCTTTGAAGATAAAAATGTTCTGATGAGGttcttaatgatatccgattaCGCTGATTTATGGTACACATGTTCTATTCAACGAACTCTatgaagtgaacgttttcgattaTCGGAACAAGACTGGAGCGGGCCCCACTCGGCTGGGACAGCATGCTGCTACCCCTTAAAAGGGACAGCAGTTCCCCCGCCTCCTTAACCCGGATATGTTAGGGTTGCGAATTGGGTATGGGCTAGGGTTTTAATCATTGTACTGGCCAAACCTAACCCGATTTTTTGCGGTAGCTCAACGGACTTGGATTGGGCCAGCCCGAGCCGATTATTTATGAGCCAGGCCTGCCCAAATTTACATACACCCCTACAATCAGTGAATGAAAAGAGAAAAGCAAATACTCCAGTTGAGAGATTGTGCAGCTCCAGTAATTCTCCCATGAATCATATCTAAACATCAATTGGGTTTGCTGTAATCACTCAatttccattttcaattttcatgcgCACATAGTTTGACAATACATTGTATCTCTATTgtcttattttatttaattgcAGCATCCACGTAGACCATTGACGGTTGACCCAAgtttttttctgtatttttatgTTTTCGGACCACATATGATATGTTTGAGTTcctcaaaaaatatgtactctTCAATTCAttcaactaaaaataaaaaaggtaacCGATAAAAGTGAGAAAATGTAGAGAATTTCGATTCAAATTCTTATAGTAGTTGTATGACTCTATGATGACATAGAATAGAAGACGTGAATAAAATTCCATTGCATTTTGGGTTGCACACTTAAATCTATTTAGTGGCCTGGGTATagagtaggcctgtcaatggaccggattcgatccggatccgatccgaaaaatccgatccgatccggatccgaatccgataacatcgatccgataatccgataatccggatccggtaattcaatacggatccgggtcggatcggattaaatccgttatcaatccgaatccgaactttattttttttttaaattttaattttttttaaaaaaatattaaattttttattttgaaaaaaaaaatgtttaagaagttgtatttttatttttattttttattttaaattttttaatttttttttctgaaaataatttttttttgaaaaaaaaaaattgtatttttttgaaaaaaatatttttttttggctaaaatttttgaagtaaaaaaagtttccggatcggattcggattttcggatcggatccggatttttcggatccggatccggattctcactatcggatttgagtcttatcggatccggatcggattgtgtcttatcggatttggatccggatccggatctgtcggatccggatcggatccggcccattgacaggcctagtaTAGAGCTGTTTCATTGCACTACGTCCACATGTGAGAGCTTTAGGCACAAAAGTCTttcattctttctctctcttttttttattttttggggagGGGGAACTTTCTAGGCACAAAGTCCACAAAATAATTCTTCATGAGCAATGGTGTCGGTTGTATCTGTACCTCCGTTGACAAAAAATGAAGACTTAAATAGTGGGAATGTTAAAATTCCTTCAAGATTGATGAAAATATAATTGTCAAGCCTGTTGAAATGGTTTTATTTGCCAATAAATTTTGTAAACAGAGTTACACAAACTAATGGGGCGTAAATGTCCCATATTCATAGGGCATTGAACTTTCGGAATGAGAACAATATGAGTGTGATTGATGCTCCGAAGCAAGTGCCCCGAGTGACAGTAGCTTCGGACTGCCTCTACAATGCTAGGACCAACCACAGGCCAAAAGTTTTGAAAGAAACTTGCACCCATTCCGTCCAGTCCAGGTGCACTACCAGAATCCATACCAAACACAGCCATCTTCACCTCATTGAAAGAAATCGGTCGTGTCAAATACCTGTTCATCCGACTCATAACTCTACGATCAACACATCTCAGCACCGAATCTACCCGTGAGATCCCttccgataaaaaaatattctgaaAATAGCTAGTTGCTATTTCCTTCACCTCTTGATCCCCCTCTCGCCAATGACCTCTCTCATCTTCCAACCCCACCAAACGGTTTTGTTGTCTTCGCTGTACCGTCATTGCATGGAAAAAAGAAGTATTCTTATCCCCCTCTTTATGCCACGCCACCTTAGCTTTGTCCTTCCAATAAATCTCTCCCTCCTTTAATGCCTTTTGAAACAAAGTTTCGGTGTGATTAAACTCTTCATGATTGAAATTAGGACTCTCAAAAATATGCTGCAATTTAATCCCCAAACTATCTTTATTGAACCTGGAATTCACACCTGCCTGCTTTCTCCAATGTAGCAAACCCACACGGCATTCTCGAATTTTCCTTTGTATCCGAAACCATTTTGAACCTTGAAACCGAGCTGCCCAAGCTCGCCGAACAATATTACCACAGTCCTCATCTTCTGCCCAGTGTCTATCAAAGATGAACCGTTGTTTGAATCTCCTAACATTATCAGATGCCTCCAAGAGAATAGGACAATGGTCCGAACCTCCTGGTTGCAAGTGCTTGACCACACCATGAGGATGATGTATCCGCCAACTAGAACTAGCGAAAAAAAGATCCAATCTTTCCCTCACATTATCTCACCCATGCCGTTTATTATTCCATGTAAACGGGTAGCCTACATAGCCCAAATCAATTAAACCACTCTCTTGAATGAAATTCTGGAAATCAGCCATCTCCCAATTATGTCGAGGTAGACCCCCAAACTTCTCATCTTGATGGGTAATAGCATTGAAATCCCCACCAACTATCCAATCCAGATCCTCCCCTCTCCCAATAGCCTCCAGTTCTTGCCACAAAACTCGCCTATCCGCCACAGTGGTAGGCGCATAAACACAAGTCATTCTGCATTTGTATTGCCCCTTAGTCACATACCCATCAATCAGATGCGAATTCCCTTTATTAATCTGAAAAGACACCCCTTTCCTTCAATATATACACAATCCCCCAGCCAAACCTACAGgattaacaaaaaacaaaccGCCATCTACACCCAGGTGCTTCTGAAGCCAAACCAAGTATCTCTCTGCATTCTTGGTTTCCATCAGAAACACCACATCAGGGAATGGAGCCGCCACAACTCCCTCAACCGGGAAACTGTCAGAGGGTTCCCCACACCCTAACAGTTCCACACCAGAACTTTCATTGAGGAGTTGGGGGCCCATTAGGGTTGGCCACCTCCACCCGAACAGAATTTGAAATGTCCCCCAAGAAAACTCGCTTACCTCCTAATGTTGTCAGATTGCTCTCCTCCAAATCATCCCATCTGCGTTTGCCAACAACGTGTTGCGCTTCATTCTCCCCTTTTTGCTTCCTGCTCATGCCCAAGTTGCTCATCCTCCTCTTAGTGCCCACTTCACTCTTTTTATTCTTTCCAGTTGCCATGCGTCTGAGTCCATTTGCAGAACTCTCCATTGTATCTGAGACTTTAAACACGTGCACTTCCACCAACGTACTGGCCTCCATAACTTGACAGTCCAAAGGCCTAGTTTCTATATGTTCAGAGCCCATTTGAGAAATAGGTCCAGGGGATTTATCCAAGCCCAAAGGATTGCCAATAATGGGCCTAACTCCAGATAGCCCATCATGGACTCCTAGGGTCTCACCATTTTTAGAAACCAATTTGGACCCATCATCAGCTCCATCTTGCCCAATCTCATCCATTCCCTAACCCACCAAATCTTTATTCAAAACCATTCCATTCAAAATACGCGGCGGATCCGGGATCAACTCCCCCATCCGAAACTGCATTCCGTTGAGTGCGactaagagcatccccaatggggatgtaaaagcAGGTGCTATACTTAAAATAGCACCGgatgcaaaaaaaaacccctccaatggggatgtaaaatggAACAAATCAGGTTGTAAAATAGCAGAGATGGAAAAGGAGATGGATATTTCCATCCCCACATAACTACAGCTATAATTGACAGGTCACCACCCAACTGAAAATACCAGAATTTTGGACAATCGGAGGTCACCTGATTTCGTCGAAAAGTCGTCGGAAAATGGAAGAACTCGCCGGAATCTGGTAGAGTACTCCGGAATCCGGAGATGACCGTCCCTCACCCCGATTCTTGACGATCCATGGACGGCGCAGATGCATGCCGCCGGCGTGCCCTTCTGAAACCCTCGCCGGCCATGCCCTTCCGGCTGTGATTTCCTTCGGTTcaaagaaagggagaggagggCTGGGTTCTAcaaaaccagagagagagagagagagagagagagagagagagagagggagggaggggggtgGGTCTGCTGcagtagagaaagagagagagagagagggtcatCTGGTTTTTTTTGGGAGGAGGCGTGTTCTGggttcgtagagagagagagagagagagagagagagaacagataAAGAAGAAAGATTAGAAAGACTGAGAGTAAAGTTGGGCCTGGGTTTGGGTGTGGGAAAGCAAATTCtgaccgttttttttttttttttttttttccttaattaggATCCGACCGTTGGTCACCACCAACGgatgaaaaaaattccaacggtcattttttttttccttgcttaTAAATGTGTGTTAGTAGGattttagacaacaaaaaaaattttcattctccacaaacaccctccaaaaaaaatagtgtatcaATTATGGCAGAAGGAAGTCGTAGTGCGAGAGGAAAATCGTTCAACTCCGATCAAGATGAAGCAATTTGTAATGCTTACTTGTGCGTTAGTCAAGACCCGATTATCGGTACCAACCAACCACGATCTAAATTATGGGATCGGGTTGCAAAAAAATATACCGAATTCACAGGAGGTGATGTACGATCGGATGCTTCTATCAAGTCTCGATGGCAAGTCATCCAGCAAGCTTGCAACAAATATCGTGGGCATTTAAGGCAAATTCAAAGGCAACATCAAAGTGGAATGACAGAACAAAATGaggtattattattttgttaatgaaatacaagactcgaaaatgcaatacaagactcgataatgaaatacaagactcgataatgaaatacaagactcgaaaatgcaatacaagactcgataatgaaatacaagactcga
The sequence above is a segment of the Rhododendron vialii isolate Sample 1 chromosome 13a, ASM3025357v1 genome. Coding sequences within it:
- the LOC131312782 gene encoding COP1-interacting protein 7 — translated: MDPEALLDHALFQLTPTRTRCDLVVVCGGKSEKLASGLVEPFVSHLKFAKDQIPKGGYSITLRPPKTDASWFTKATFLRFVRFVSTPEILERFARLEKEILQIESSFQPNESANSIVVGQAEEGSFSAANGTTKQSTTTSKLKGETDGNDDVAQEQNSKIRLQRLLETRKALLRKEQAMAYARALAAGFELDNLDDLLVFADAFGASRLREACTDFKELCKKKHSDGLWMDELAAMEAYSQPDLSFSGASGIILACEGTPLGQNNMLNFPNGNLMSNGSLDISSDSTASQSDSNKDNTVHASDQVPSKVQMQMPWPNQIPQYMFNFQNPGQQMAPYPPYPFPPMQNAPPYYPGNMHWPQNTDESRRGPTSEPDHHRHKRSSSRNKDKSRNVEGAGFSEEDEQTESADSDTGTDSEAIAYKKKEKKKSSKTVVIRNINYITSKRRNGEKDGDSDDDSSVEDGSLVDGDFLKHKVQDVVGTFEKSHNLTSSKKKRGGKKSSDFVADQEVENDPVNNMSAGGNGNGNWDSFQNLLMREKEVESQKPMDVVDEHFSVKSSVNGVMSNADALSVDFNSEKIQPRKTFGTDSFIVNDRDEANGSRVELEDFGNGETLRPGMMRRDIEQEALLFPNRVEETRSNIVGTLPFSGNDLSIIKNGKGEDWFIVNHSGDVERQTSFDGGIYNALSSVGDRSQSEVSKKIVPVDDSFMIQTQTSMGDQYDGHWKTDLSLVSGVIVPENGTPDASQKKIGVSHEPDDLSVVLSRDSGFESVGVSWSAEMDYGVEASFKEPVKKPLVETTDPDPVEEKSPTNGTSGNVKRTSSEKQTRGKGLQGSLSKSKSDVLSRSKKPLSTSRPMIQKSKLEKEEEARKKMEELAIERQKRIAERTAASGLTPAVSKKVPMASAKPRPNAAKNLVMPGQIKLRG